The window GATTTGGCTTTCAAACTCAGCTCACTTCAATCTTTTTGCCAAATCGCACCCGCAAAAGGCGTTTGCGCCAGCAGAGTCTCAAAGACGGGCATTCTGCTTTTCTCCACGCTGCATAGAAACAGCAGAACAATTCGCTCGACGCAGCCAGAACGGAAAACCAGCCGCTTTTCGTCTTACTTGTCCTATTGcgccaagcccaagaaaATACAGAGAATCTAGCAATCGCCCCCTTCAATCCCAGCAACGCTCAAGGCCCAACCCCCGACTTTACTCCAGCGCAAGTCATGGTGCACGGTGCCTAGTGCAAAGTGCTGTGACGAAAGGAGCCGCGGCGGCAAAGCACTATCTCGATGCTAGTAGCAGCATTCGCTCTCCAACCTCGAACCTTaatcatcatcctcgtttCGCTTTGCCTTTAGCCTTCCGTCAGATCAGCCGCGGGCGATACATCCGGCACCGTCGATTCCGCCCGGGATTCCTCCGTCATTCATCACACGACGCCAAGTTGCACAGAAGCCGACACACGCACACTCCGCGCACCACACACACCTCAGCTGTGCTggggactttttttttttttttttttttaattttattttgttttaaTTATCTTACCCTGTTCCTTTTATTCATCCTCTCTCCCCCATCCAGGGCTCGCAGCCGCCCATCATGAACTCAGCCTCGGGTCGGGCGGGCATTATCCGTGCCCGCGATGATGCTGGCAGCATGGATAAACTGGTGAGTCGTCGATTCGATGTGATGCATTTCCCATTCCCACCCTCTAGGCCGGAGCACCACTTCTTGCTGGGCCCCCAGAGGCtaaggcgctgctggccttgcgctgccgccgccgacccCATACAAGAGGAGCAGTGCTGCATGCATTGCATCGCCAATCAATGCCTCGagtcatcttctttggcgagacGTGGCTGCTGACAATTCCTTCCCTGCATTGCTCTAGGCGCATTCGGTGCTCGATGATGTGCTGTACAACCTCGTGTCGGATctgttgatgaagacgcatcgagaggagaagacggccaGGGCGACCACTGCCGCCATCCAAGTGGAGAAGTTGGCCTCAGATGCCTCGGAGAGCTCGACGCCCGACTTAAGACCCGACGTGCGAGTCGAGACGGACGCCGCCATCTACGAGGATGGCAAGGTGCTCCTCAAGGGCAACCCtctgaagacgacgacggatATTCTATGTCCCCGATGCCATCTGCCGCGATTACTGTATCCAACCGACGGCAAAGGCGCCCGAAAGCCCGATCCCACCGTCGTCTACTGCAAAAAGCACCCATTCATCGAGAAGCCCGGATGCGACATCTACGGCCAGAGCTGGGTGGGACCAGGCCCTGGTAggggcaagaagaagaaagattcGGACAAGAAGGATGACGGAGGCTCCGAGCAGCGCCCTCCAAATGTCCTCTCCTTCCCTTCTGCCACGTGCAGCAAGTGCAAGCGATGCATCCTGGTTACACGGCTGAATAATCACATGGGATCTTGCATTGGCAATAGTGGTCGCAACGCCAGTCGGGCCGCTGCTCAACGGATGAATGGCAGTGGTTCTCAGAATGAGCCCACTCCTCCACCCTCGCAAAAGGCTACGCCCACGCCGGCGTCCCGTGGCCAGAGTCCAAGGAAGCGCGACGtgagcgacgacgacgacgactcgGAAACTAGCcataagaagaagaagataaagCATGCCTTGACGAAGAAAGTCATAATCAAGACAAAATCCTCattgaagaaggacaagatcAAGAGCAGTTCGTTAAGCCAGGAGCAAAAGGCAGATTACAGTGTGCCTTCGCCAAAAGTGCTGAACAAGGTCAAGTCCAAGACAGACAGCCCagtcaagaagctgaaagtGGGCAAGCCGGTCATGAGCTCTCCCATGAAGAATGGTCGAGATATCGATGCCGAGTCCGAGTCTTCAGAAACGCTCTCTTCGCCACCTGCGGGTCACCGTTAAAAAGGACAGGAGAAATGAACCAAGCAATCTAGGAATTTACGCATACGTGCATATGTTTTGCATCGCTATCGCTGGTGGATTGGATATGGATAGACTCGAAACGCAAGTGGCTTGAAGCTTTTTATATCCATGGATAACTgtactattttttttttttttttcattcttccaACACACTACAAAGACAAAATAGGTGAAGGAAAACGGGTAACGAAACCTCGGGcttatttgctttttgcatttgatttgatttgcaGATTATGGACGTGGTTGGCTATGGGCTGACCTACTGGCTTTCACATAAAGACGACGATTAAACCAGCATCCCGAAGAACACGGGAACTTGGCGTTTGGGGGTTAAAATGAGTCTattatcttttcttcttcctttgatCAGGCTGATCAGGCCTGTATGTATAAAGCACGGCATTCTTTTCAATCTAAAGTTTGTGCCATTTTGCATTTTTGTGATGCTGTCTGTGATTTGTGTGATGTTGATATTGCCGCTACTGCTCCATGATTGGTTTAATGATTGATGCGTGTGTTGAATACCGTCAACCAACGCTTTGCTATGCTGTCTATCCGTATCGAGCGTAAGTTACAGCACACGTATATACATGCCTATTATGTATCCATACCTATGTATCGCACCTCAAAACTGAGTGAGTTGCATGCCAAGTTAATATACCACCTCCCCATTCGCACATTGCATATGTTTTGACCAAGAtgttccaaaaaaaaaaaaaaaaaaaacaaaaaaaaacaaaaaaacacgTAAATAATCCTTCGCCTTTTTCATTCACTCCTGCTCCTCGCCTTCTACCACTTTGGCGCTGATCAACTTGACGTCCTCCACCGGCCTATCCTCCTGCCCCGTAGGCACCAGACCCATCCTCTTCACCACGCCCAGCCCGCTCTTGACCCTCCCAAAGATGGTGTGTTTCCCATCGAGCCACGGCGTCGGCGCCAACGTGATGAAGAACTGCGAGCCGTTTGTGTTGGGCCCCGCGTTGGCCATGCTGAGAATGCCCGCGCCGGTGTGCCTGAGGGCCGGGTCGATTTCGTCTTCGAACTTGTCGCCGTAGATGGAGGAGCCGCCGCGGCCGGTGCCCGTGGGGTCGCCGCCCTGGATCATGAAGTCTGGGATGATGCGGTGGAAGATTGTGGAGGAGAAGTAGCCGCGGCGGGCGAGGGTGGCGAAGTTGTTGCAGGTTTTGGGGGCGTGGGATGTGTAGAGCTCGAGGGTGATTGTGCCctgttttgttttgacgGTTAGCatgaactttttttttcttttggtttTTGGAACTGGGTATCAGGTTTTTTACCATTGAGGTTTCTAGGATGACGTTtgtggccatggctggtgaGATTTGAATGTTGGCTGAATTGAGAGCTGAGAGATGGACAATGGCTTGAATTGGTGATGCTAGTTGTGTAagttggggaaaaaaaaaatggataTGGAAGAGGATCAATGTTGTCACTGCGGGACGAGGCTGCGATGTTGGCGCTGGAGACCCTGTTTGCTGCTGGGGCGCTATCGCGGCGCTTTATTGGCTGCCTCGCCTAGCTTTGCAGCGATAGTCGGTTTTAGTGGACGCTTTAGTGGCCTCTCCAGGCTTTGGAACTCACTCAGCTGCTTTTAGTATTTGATATTATAAGGCACCAGCGCCTTCTTAAACGCAATCTTTCActtctcatcatctttcttcgcttcttccattctctctcattctcttTCTTTACTGCAGACTTTGGATTGCTAGCAAGGTGTTGCACGGCTTGGAGACTTGAAATGTGTCATTTGTCGCTACCGACGTCATAAAGCCAGCTTTGTTGAGTTCAGACCACGTTTTCGTTTTCTCGCTCTCTAGTTTGACAGCATCTCCACGAATTTTCAAGGTCACTGCTCGTCTGTCATTTGTCACGATATATGTTGATATAGAGTGATGGCCTCTACAAACGTCACCCTCATGGAGGGCTTGGATGGCCTTAATGTTACCCTCAATAACACAGCTGGTGCCGCTCCCGCCTCAATAATGGACACCTTACAGGACATGgatttcctccttcttgagcTCAAGCTCGTCACCGGTGCCATGGGAATCATCTTCCTCGGAGCCCATGCATCTCTACGCCGCCCACCGTCTGCGGCTACCtcaaaggacaagaagcgccggaagcaggatgatgaagcGTTTACCCAAGGATTGGAGCTTTCTGACGCGATCCTGTTCCCAGTCATGGCTGCTTTTGTCCTTGTTGGGCTTTACTATCTTATTCAGTGGCTCCAAGATCCTGCTCTCATCAACAAAATTTTACGATCCTACATGACGACTGCGTCTATGGCGAGTTTGTTGACCTTTTATGCTCATGGGATTCAAGTGGCGTCGTCTTTCGTCTTTCCTCGTTTTTGGCGCGGCAGAGACGGCAAACTTCGCAGAGCCGATCAAACCAAGAACGCAGTTGCAATGTGTGATGATGCGGGCAACGAAATCGAGAGCTCTGGTGTGAGTGGGACGAACCCGCTTCCCGGAGCGCTGGCTTTTCTTGCGCCAGCTGCGTGGTTGCAAAAGGAGGCCTGGGAGCTGAGAGATCTCCTGACGAGACATTGGCTGCTGGAAGTGTTTGCTCATGGGATGGGCAAAGAGACAATCCACATCAAGTTTGCGCATATGATGGCACTCCTGATGTCGGTGGTGACGGCAATCGTCTACTTTGCAACTTCGTGGTCGTTTCTGTCCAACATGTTGGGATATGGCATGTGCTACGGATcgtttttgcttctctcgcCGACTGATTTCCTTACCGGCTCGCTGGTTTTGTGGGGACTCTTCTTCTACGATATCTTTATGGTGTTCTACACGTGAGTTGCCttgtttctgtttttttcttctctattttttttgtggtATGCTGCAGGAATGTTTGCTGATTCACTTTATGTCCGTATAGTCCCTACATGGTGACCGTAGCAACGACCTTGGATGTCCCTATCAAACTCACTTTCGAAGCGGCATCCAGGAAGAGTATCCTCGGACTGGGAGATATCGTGATTCCTGGAATGGTTATTGGCTGGGCACTGCGACTTGATCTCTGGATTCACTACTACAGAAAAATCAAGTACGAATCCACAGACTTGAAAATCATGGAAAAGGATGCTACTTCGGGCGAGATCGTCACACGAAGTGAGACTAAGCACAAAGAAGTCAAAGCCCCATATATGGATGCCAAGGGAAACTGGGGAGAGCGCATCTGGACTCGCCAGTCTTTGGGCCTATTCGGTCCAGAAAGCTTGCCCCCTGATGTAGCAGCATCAAAGTTTTCCAAGACATACTTCTATGCCTCCATGATAGGATACTTTTTAGGCATGATGGTCACGCTCGCAATGTTGCTCATCTTCAAGCGCGGACAACCAGCGCTGCTATATCTCGTACCAGGCGTTCTTGGATCGCTACTCTTTACCAGCTTGGTGCGTGGAGAATTCAAGGAGTTGTGGATGTACACGGAGGATGGAAGCCTCGATACAGTCGACGTGGTGGTTGACCTggacggcaatggcaaggcGGTGAAGACTCTTGGTAAGCTGGAGGACGGCGTGGTAGATATGACcaaggataagaagaaggatgaggaaaaggagaaggagaagaaagaggaagaagagaagaagaagaagaagaaggaagaagaggagaagaagagtgccGAAGCTGGAAAGACGGGCAGAAAGGGTCATCAGGTCTTTTCTATATCGCTGGAGGCGCCGTCAGAGGGAGCGTAAGATGAAGCAATGTCATGATTGTCGTATAGAAAGGAAGTGAAGGACTTGCTCGAAATTTCAGATACAGGAATACATGGACAATATATAATTGTTGTGTTCAAGTCCAATCTTTGGTTTAAGCCTGTGATACGCTGAGAATGTCTCACTTTGTATCTCGCCTTGTACAGAAATGCCGGTGTAGCATGTACGGATACATGTATGAGTGTAACCAAGACTGCGGCTCTGCGGGCCGAAGGGCGGGGAACTGATTGCGGGAGTGAGCTGATTGGCAGTGCGCAATCTCACCCATCTCAACGCATCTCACTCACTCATCCAGCGATGCCAGATTTCACTCATATAGAGAATACTCATACGCAGCGTTGACATACATCTCGCCATTATATACATACATCTAATCTACATATAGAATATAGATTCATGTTTTGGAAAGAAGCGGGCGtaccaaaaacaaaagcaccGCGAACCAGCCATGGCCCAACCTGCCGTCTTCCTTTGGGCTCTCGATACTCGAAACCTGTGGCCCGAAGCTAAAGAAACCAAACAGCTTCCAGGAGTGGTACGTTTCCTCATTCCATATTTCCCATCTTTCCATGTTTATAGCCCATTCATTCCAAGTATTGAAAAATCACTCTCGCTATTTTAAATCGGCTCAACGACTGATATCCTGCAGGCCCAGCgcgccctcgccctcctcaGCGACTCGGAGCAGGCCGCCGTCCTCAAATACTACTTTGTCAAGGACGCCAAGCTGTCCCTCGCCTCGTCACTGCTCAAGcgcctcgccatctcgcGCTTCTGCCGCGTGCCCTGGGCGTCGGCCACGGCCGTGCGCGACGCCCGCACCAAGCCCGTCTTCATCACGCCCGCCGGCGACGAGCCGCTGCTCTTCAACGTCACGCACCAGGCCGGCGTCGTGGTGCTCTTTGGCGCGTACCGGCCTCCCGCGGGCGTCGCCATCGGCACGGACATTGTGTGCGCCGGCGAGAGGCGCGAGCGCGACCTGAAGCACCTCGAGACGCAGGGCTGGCCGTCGTACATCAGCCTGCACAGCGACGTGCTCTCGCCGGTCGAGGTGCAGCGGCTGCGCGGGCTGAGGATCGCCGACcgccagaagctgctcgactACTTTTACGCGCTGTGGTGCCTGCGCGAGGCCTATGTCAAGATGACGGGCGAGGCGCTGCTTGCGCCGTGGCTGGCCGACCTGGAGATGCGGTACTATGCGCCCCCTGGGGAGATTCCGCCCGAGGGCGCTGAGAGGCAGCTGGAGGTGTGGTTCAAGGGCGGGAAGGTAACTGACGTGGACGTCAAGCTGGACAGGGCCATTGGGGACGAGTACATGATTAGCACGGTGGTGAGGAGGGGCGAGGGAGGTCGGGGGTTGGATGTGCCGCCGCCGGAGAGTTTGGATCTGGAGGAGACgttgacggcggcggaggGATTGTTGCAGGAGCTGGGACAGTGATGTGAAGACATTGTGATGAGATGCGTacgaacttttttttttttgtttatgagtgagatgagatgaagtgAGATGAAAAATGAAGAGCGATGAACGGGACTTTGTTGATAGCGAGAGGAGCGTGTTCGTTGCATTTTATGATGGCAATTGTTTTGTTGAGATGATGACAAGAATCAGCCATTTCAGTTAgaattttctttattattctcttatttattttcaATTTGTTCGGTTTGTGATATGTAGCCATCTCAATATGCATTCTCTCATAATGGAGAAACaaccttgttttttttttcaaatcaAAGGTAAAAGAAAATCATGCATAATGCTTTTCCTACTCACTCACTTCCCTTACTTTTACACTTGCTTGCCGAAAAAGTCCAAAAGCGTCTGATATCCCCTCTCATACTCCGCCTTGACGTGCTCATCCTCCAGGTCAGATCGCGCAGCCATCCAGCCGTGGATCTGGTCCGGAAAAGTCTCAACATGGTGGGGAACCTTGAGCGCCTCCTCAAACTTCTTGACATCCGCCgcgtcctcttccttggatgccagcagcgcaaaggGAACGGTGAGGCCCTCGGCGTCGGCTGGGTCGACCATGGCGGGATGGGCTGCGGCACCGGCCGAGAAGGGGTTGGTGGGAGCCTTGAGGGTGAGGGCAACAACTTTGCCGCCCCAGCAGTACTGTTGATAATTTTTGTGTcagtttctctttttttcttctttttgataTTAACTCTAGAGGAGAGGGTAACACAGCGTTGGGAcgatggggggggggggaatagATAAGAACTTACACCCAGCATGGCTAGCTTGGAGACGGATGAGCTGTGAGCCTTGACGGCATCCACGTAGTCGGGAACATAGCCGGCAATCTTGGGAGGAGGGAAAGTGGCAAAGAACTCGCCCagggccttttgcttctccggAGTATCGGGAGGGTAGCTGTTTTCTCGAGCGTCAGCCGGCTTAGTTTGATCATATAACATGCATCCCCAGCAATCTCGATGAATGTCTGCTCAGATGACCCCCCGCGGGAGAGGAAACCAACTCACTACTCAATAGGGCAGGGCTTGCCCTTGAACCAGTCGGGCATGAACACCTTGTACTTCTGGTGGTCGTCGCTGAAGGCAAGGATGTCGGCTCCCTGGACGGTTTGGTCAAAGTAGCCGAAGATGTCATagacgacgacaatggccttggtAGCGTCGGCGGGGCCGGTGACATCTAGACAGGTAGGCAGCTTCATCAGTAACAAAGTCGACTTTTCATTCGATTATACCGTCGTGTACTGCCATTTACGtagaagtaaaaaaaaaacacataCATGTCTTGTAGCCGCCAATCTCCTCGTACGCGCCCTTGGGCTTGTACCCCTTGGACACAACCGGGGGGAATGTTGCAGCAGGCGGCGCTGTGGCCGTGAGAGGCTGGCATGGCAGACATGGCGCGGATCtgggcggcggctgcggctgtggcttCGGATGTGAGTTGGCGATGGTGCAGAGGCCGAGACGggagttgaagatgtcggGAGTTGGCCGGGAGTTGGCCGGGAGGTGATTGGAGGGGCGTTGCGAGCGGTCGAGGAGGGGGCggaggctgttgctgcgggGACCAGatggaagctggagatgcgTGGCACGTCTCATGAAACGGTGCGGGTCGAGGCGATTATGCAAGCAATCAATTGGGCTGCGAGGAAAAGCTGCGCGTGAtccggagctgctggcgtcTCTGCGGGCGATGAGAGGAGGGCGCTGTGTCAATCCAGATGTCTATAGTATGTGCTGTAGAACGTGAAAGTCACATATCAAGGCGATTCGGTGACGTAGGTATACTGTAAGTAGCCCGACTCCAATACTAATACCGCATGTCTAGGTACACCACGGcccaaggtacatgtagccactAAAGTCGGCAATGGCCTACCTATAAAACAAGTGCATTCAAGCATGTAGTATTCAACACTTGGATGCTATGCTATGCAATGCACtgcttgttttgtttacaTGCCCCAACAACGGCTCGGGCTGTGGATGGGCCAAACGCACCTCCCGGAGATGGATGCATCATTCATACCCAACACCGGCACTAATACAGCAGAGCCCATTGAGAAAACAAGTGGAGGCGAGAGAGTTCTGAGAGCTGACGAGAAACTTACAAGCAAGTATACAAGCAGCTCCGAGGTCCAACAAGGTGGGGGCGGGGCTTTGGTAGACTACCCAAATTAGCTGGTGATGTCAGCGATGTATGAAAGAGATGCGTtgtcgagatggaggaggcagaggatgatgatgtagAAGAATAGGAAGAGGAGTagggaggaaaagaaagaaatagaTCAAGTAAGGAaatgagaaagaggaggctATTATTCCACTAGTTATATATCTATCCATGTCAGTCCTGGTGTGAATAGAAGACGAGTAAAAGTAAACGCAAGAAAGGGGGCGAGCAAAGAAAATCCaacatcctcttcatctctccaGCAGACAGACTTGGCTAACGAGCAGTAGGTGCTCAGATACTTACCCACAGTGAGCCAAGAGACAAAACAATCCTTCGTCGTCCTTTACGAGAAGCTCAGAGTGACTGATTCATCAAGCACCAGTGCAATCCAACCATCTCACAGCTCACCATTGCAGGCCCCCACCAGAGTCGGCTCAAAGCAAATAATGCACATGGAATTAATAGAGAGATGGATAGATACAGAGTCATAAGGATACTACCTACTTCTTGTTTGTGCTTCAGGCAGAGCCAAAGTATCCGCTTTCCGTCCATGTCACCTCTTTCGACTCTCCTCCGTGCCATCGGAAGCATGGTATCATCTCGGATCGATTTTCACATGTTGCCGTCACGCCATGGCCAATTTCAGCGGCAAGTCTTTGGGCTTGCTCCACGATTTGAGCCGATGGGTCCCACAGGATGACCTCTCGGAGGCCATATTCACAGGCCGCTTGTACAGCCATGGAAAGCACCATCCTGATCCCCCCCCTCCAGTCCATTGCGACGCCGCACATCCATGCACCCCACGTACAACCTTTGTTTTACAAACTCGCGGACCCAAAACGCCGAGATGGTAGTGTTTGATTTCACATCATAAAAGCTGGCCCCCACAGAGATAGGACCCTGGACCAAGGGAGCCTGTTGATGTTCACTCGATATGGTCTGCCTTAGCCAGGCTCGACGCATGTGCCACCTTATAAAGTCGTTCGACAAAACGATTTGTGCATGTGCAGTTGGGTGCTTGACAGcactcatcgccatcatggatAGGCCATTGGATTCACGTTGCCAATTGTATAGATGCTGCCAGAACAACTGTTTCGTATACCGCTCATACTTTGGGTACCGGTCGAAGTAATTCTCCCTTAATGCGCTGTACTGCAAGTCTCCCAATGCGATTCGAAGCTGTTTAGCAGGAAGTGGCCTCCAACCACATCTTTGAAACAGGCCCGTCTTGGGACCGCTATACAGCACGCTGAAAGCAATGtgctcctcgccctctctGTTGTCCATCTGTTCTGCAAGGAGCTTTAAGAAATGCGTGGCCAAGCCGCAGGTTCGGTGTCCAAAATCCGTGACGATTTGTGATACGATCATTGCTCTGACCAGCTTGGCACCCCCCCTTGGTCGTGCTCACGAGCCCTTTTCTGTGATAGACAGAAGCCCCCGTATAGACAACATTACGGGAGCCAGGATCGAACATGAGCCATGTTTCCTGGACCCCCCCTCGGTACTTCGGCACTCACCAAGGCTCTCTCTAACATATAGTAATTATCAAGCCGAAGAGTCTCATTGGCGGACCATCCTATCATCCGCCAATACTCTTGCATCTGCTCTGTTGTCGTTGGATACCCAAACATATAATCGAATTCAAGATCGCTGCTGGGAACCGGATTGCCATCTCCTGTGGACAGATTGCCATCTCCTGCAGACGGATTGCCATCTCCTGCAGACGGATTGCCATCTCCTGCAGACGAATTGCCACCTCCTGCAGACGAATCACCACCTCCTGCGTGTGCATCGCCAGTGCCGTagtttgctcttctttcgaACCATGTCTGCCATTGGCGCATCGTTCCCTAGTACCATTCGCCCGACATTTTCTCCCATGCAGCCCATCTACCTCGGCGTATAATTTCGCGTACAACTTCAGTCTGCAATAGCCACCGAGTCAGTTTGGGGTCTCTAGGGCAGCGAGCAACTTCTCAGACGCTTGCCTTGTAGAAATCGGggtgcatgtatgtataaGAGATATCGTTTCCAGCATTGGAGGCTTCAGCTGAGAGTGTATGCGAGACATCGCTTCCATCGACGGCCTCCATTGAGAGTTCCTGTACCGAGTCGCCCATTACTTAGTACCCAGGTAGGTACATGCAAATAACACGCAGGCAGGTTGGtggcttttgctttgatACAACCAGCCGTAAACAAATGCGCAGCCTAAGTCTgaacgagaaaaagaaaaaaaaaagagtaaaagacCTCAATAGCAGTGGAGATATCCAGCAGCTTTTCACAGCGCCTCAAAAGCCTGcagcaagggaaaaaaaaaaaagacgaaaaaCCAGTGAGAATGCTGAAGAGCGCTTTGAGCTGTTTGCCCTGGTGAACGTGCAGCCTGTCTGAGAATTCTGCTTGAAGTAAAAAACAGTTAAACAAATCACTGGACGATGCCGAAACCGACGTCAATTGGTGCCTTCCCGGTTAATGATACACAGCATTTTGGAAAATACGAGCCACCACAACAGTTGggcctttcttttcctgctttttctttcatgttttcttccccttccttctgtctttctcttcccgTTTCTTCTTACTTCTCAATTTtctacatgtaggtactcTTCATcactactactagtagtctCTTATCCATCTGTTTCCCGCGCATACGACCCTTTCTCCCCTCCCAACAGCACCAATTGCTAATTGTCGTTGGGCCAAAGAGTCCTCTCTCGACCTTTGTTCCCTATGCCGAACTCGCAGCTCCTTGACACCTTTGCGACGCAGTGTCTGGCCAATTCGTGTCCAAGCCCCGCGCCTTTACTCCTATGTTCCAACAACTGCTAGAGACTTGACCAATCCCCACAAGTCTCATTCTATTTCATCACAAATGCTTCGCCACCGCatccttctcatcctccCCTCCTCTCATCCTCCCCTCCTCCCCTCCTCCCCCTGCT is drawn from Trichoderma atroviride chromosome 7, complete sequence and contains these coding sequences:
- a CDS encoding uncharacterized protein (MEROPS:MER0052372~TransMembrane:9 (o39-62i83-111o131-156i240-257o263-280i292-311o331-349i433-455o461-479i)), with protein sequence MASTNVTLMEGLDGLNVTLNNTAGAAPASIMDTLQDMDFLLLELKLVTGAMGIIFLGAHASLRRPPSAATSKDKKRRKQDDEAFTQGLELSDAILFPVMAAFVLVGLYYLIQWLQDPALINKILRSYMTTASMASLLTFYAHGIQVASSFVFPRFWRGRDGKLRRADQTKNAVAMCDDAGNEIESSGVSGTNPLPGALAFLAPAAWLQKEAWELRDLLTRHWLLEVFAHGMGKETIHIKFAHMMALLMSVVTAIVYFATSWSFLSNMLGYGMCYGSFLLLSPTDFLTGSLVLWGLFFYDIFMVFYTPYMVTVATTLDVPIKLTFEAASRKSILGLGDIVIPGMVIGWALRLDLWIHYYRKIKYESTDLKIMEKDATSGEIVTRSETKHKEVKAPYMDAKGNWGERIWTRQSLGLFGPESLPPDVAASKFSKTYFYASMIGYFLGMMVTLAMLLIFKRGQPALLYLVPGVLGSLLFTSLVRGEFKELWMYTEDGSLDTVDVVVDLDGNGKAVKTLGKLEDGVVDMTKDKKKDEEKEKEKKEEEEKKKKKKEEEEKKSAEAGKTGRKGHQVFSISLEAPSEGA
- a CDS encoding uncharacterized protein (EggNog:ENOG41), with the protein product MDWRGGIRMVLSMAVQAACEYGLREVILWDPSAQIVEQAQRLAAEIGHGVTATCENRSEMIPCFRWHGGESKEVTWTESGYFGSA
- a CDS encoding uncharacterized protein (EggNog:ENOG41) → MKTHREEKTARATTAAIQVEKLASDASESSTPDLRPDVRVETDAAIYEDGKVLLKGNPLKTTTDILCPRCHLPRLLYPTDGKGARKPDPTVVYCKKHPFIEKPGCDIYGQSWVGPGPGRGKKKKDSDKKDDGGSEQRPPNVLSFPSATCSKCKRCILVTRLNNHMGSCIGNSGRNASRAAAQRMNGSGSQNEPTPPPSQKATPTPASRGQSPRKRDVSDDDDDSETSHKKKKIKHALTKKVIIKTKSSLKKDKIKSSSLSQEQKADYSVPSPKVLNKVKSKTDSPVKKLKVGKPVMSSPMKNGRDIDAESESSETLSSPPAGHR
- a CDS encoding uncharacterized protein (EggNog:ENOG41), with the protein product MRRATHLQLPSGPRSNSLRPLLDRSQRPSNHLPANSRPTPDIFNSRLGLCTIANSHPKPQPQPPPRSAPCLPCQPLTATAPPAATFPPVVSKGYKPKGAYEEIGGYKTYVTGPADATKAIVVVYDIFGYFDQTVQGADILAFSDDHQKYKVFMPDWFKGKPCPIEYYPPDTPEKQKALGEFFATFPPPKIAGYVPDYVDAVKAHSSSVSKLAMLGYCWGGKVVALTLKAPTNPFSAGAAAHPAMVDPADAEGLTVPFALLASKEEDAADVKKFEEALKVPHHVETFPDQIHGWMAARSDLEDEHVKAEYERGYQTLLDFFGKQV